The Impatiens glandulifera chromosome 3, dImpGla2.1, whole genome shotgun sequence genome contains a region encoding:
- the LOC124930189 gene encoding pentatricopeptide repeat-containing protein At2g15820, chloroplastic: MPMVKTVVVELSLFPLIDSVFHYTNPRSSVTVHRPLPRRALSLRHENRRLSTFAQTFSVSSASDTLVQQFAGETESNVHYDGSEYSEIDIFKFDDTFGSIDMKPLNSPVLEVKELDELPEQWRRSKLAWLCKELPSHKGTTLTRILNAQRKWVRQEDATYLAFHCLRIRENETSFRVYKWMMEQHWFRFDFALATKLADYMGKERKSTKCREIFDDIINQGRVPNESTFHILIVAYLSSQDKSYIQEACKTYKRMIQLGGYKPRLSLHNSLFRSLVSKTGSSCKNYLKEAEFIYHNLTSSGLQIHRDIYSGLIWIHSYQDSIDKERIASLRAEMKREGYQESQEIRLSILRVCAKEGNVDEAERIYDSSLPSKAIVYKIEAYANAGQPLKSLEIFKGTTKKTVSAYHKIIEILCRVNEVELAESLMEEFAESGLKPLMPSFIDLMNMFLKLDLYDKLELAFLWSVEKCSPNRTIYNIYLNSLVRIGNVRKAEDIFSQMVNTAGVGVNNRSCNFLLGCYLTSGEHVKAEQMYVLMCQMKYDAEPSYKEKIEYNRSLDRKEIVEKTPLKPKLTVEQREILIGMLLGGLRMEFNEDRKDHSVIFEFNENQVSHMKERIHDEFREWLAPANRLLNGEGTSNSFRTISHVAFSFYAEQFWPNGRPGIPKLIHRWLSPRVLAFWYMYGGYKTSSGDLLLKLKGGGREEDVERVVKGLKARSLVCKGKKKGRVYWIGFLGENAKRLWETIEPYVLDGKSSIINFDSLSEMNGSFSDYSDHDDS; this comes from the exons ATGCCTATGGTCAAAACTGTAGTAGTAGAGCTATCACTATTCCCTCTTATTGATTCCGTCTTTCACTACACCAATCCCCGTTCCTCAGTCACCGTCCACCGACCCCTCCCCCGCCGCGCTCTATCTCTTCGTCACGAAAATCGTCGTTTATCTACCTTCGCGCAGACTTTCTCCGTTTCTTCTGCGTCGGATACTTTGGTCCAACAGTTTGCCGGTGAAACAGAGTCCAATGTTCATTATGACGGTTCAGAGTATAGCGAGATTGACATTTTTAAGTTCGATGACACTTTCGGATCGATTGACATGAAACCGTTGAATTCGCCTGTACTCGAGGTAAAAGAACTAGACGAGCTTCCTGAGCAATGGAGGAGATCGAAATTAGCTTGGCTGTGCAAGGAATTGCCATCCCACAAGGGCACAACTCTAACTCGGATACTCAACGCGCAGAGGAAATGGGTAAGGCAAGAAGATGCCACTTATTTAGCGTTTCATTGTCTCCGGATTCGCGAGAACGAAACCAGTTTTCGG GTATACAAATGGATGATGGAACAACATTGGTTTCGCTTCGATTTCGCACTTGCCACTAAACTAGCAGATTACATGGGCAAGGAGAGGAAATCCACAAAATGTAGAGAAATATTCGATGATATCATCAATCAAGGAAGAGTACCAAACGAATCAACTTTCCATATACTAATTGTAGCCTATCTGAGCTCACAAGATAAGAGTTACATACAAGAAGCATGTAAAACCTACAAGCGAATGATTCAATTAGGAGGCTACAAACCACGTCTCAGTTTGCATAACTCTCTTTTCAGATCATTAGTTAGCAAAACAGGGAGCTCCTGCAAGAATTATCTAAAAGAAGCAGAGTTCATTTACCATAACTTGACCTCATCTGGTCTGCAGATTCACAGGGATATCTATAGCGGTTTGATCTGGATTCACAGTTATCAAGATTCAATAGACAAAGAAAGGATAGCATCCTTGAGGGCAGAAATGAAAAGAGAAGGGTACCAAGAGAGTCAAGAAATTCGACTGTCAATCTTGAGAGTATGCGCCAAGGAAGGAAATGTAGATGAAGCCGAAAGAATATACGATAGTTCTTTGCCATCTAAAGCCATTGTGTACAAAATAGAAGCTTATGCCAATGCAGGACAGCCTCTTAAGTCACTGGAGATATTTAAAGGTACTACTAAAAAAACTGTTTCGGCTTACCACAAAATTATAGAGATTCTATGCAGAGTAAATGAAGTAGAACTTGCAGAGTCTCTTATGGAAGAGTTTGCGGAAAGTGGTCTTAAGCCATTAATGCCATCGTTCATTGATTTGATGAATATGTTCCTTAAGTTAGATTTATACGATAAACTAGAGTTAGCTTTTTTGTGGAGCGTTGAAAAATGCAGTCCGAATCGAACCATCTACAATATATACCTAAATTCTTTGGTTCGAATTGGGAATGTTCGAAAGGCAGAGGATATCTTCAGTCAGATGGTTAATACTGCTGGAGTTGGCGTGAACAACCGATCATGCAACTTTCTTTTAGGCTGTTATCTAACTAGCGGCGAACATGTCAAGGCAGAACAGATGTACGTATTAATGTGTCAGATGAAGTACGACGCCGAGCCATCTTATAAGGAGAAAATTGAATATAACCGGAGTTTAGACAGGAAAGAAATCGTCGAAAAAACACCTTTAAAGCCTAAGCTTACTGTGGAACAGAGAGAAATCTTAATTGGGATGTTATTAGGTGGTTTGAGAATGGAATTCAACGAAGATAGGAAAGACCATTCTGTCATTTTTGAATTCAATGAGAATCAAGTATCACATATGAAGGAGAGGATACATGATGAGTTTCGCGAGTGGTTAGCTCCGGCAAACAGGCTATTGAACGGAGAAGGTACATCGAATTCGTTCAGAACGATATCGCATGTTGCTTTTAGTTTCTACGCAGAGCAGTTTTGGCCAAATGGTAGGCCTGGAATCCCCAAGCTAATCCACAGATGGTTATCTCCCAGGGTTCTTGCGTTTTGGTATATGTATGGGGGATATAAAACATCGTCGGGAGATCTGTTACTGAAGCTGAAGGGGGGAGGCAGGGAGGAGGATGTCGAGAGAGTTGTGAAAGGGTTGAAAGCGAGATCTTTGGTTTGTAAGGGTAAAAAGAAAGGGAGAGTTTATTGGATAGGTTTTCTGGGCGAAAATGCAAAACGCTTGTGGGAGACTATTGAACCATATGTTCTTGATGGAAAATCGAGTATTATTAACTTTGATAGTCTATCTGAGATGAATGGGTCGTTTTCAGATTATAGCGATCATGATGATTCTTGA
- the LOC124929386 gene encoding probable N-acetyl-gamma-glutamyl-phosphate reductase, chloroplastic — MSSANAFSSICFGGRCLRKDEVRNLKTGNLCVRNAATSIQQNLQFDQAPGQVSGKPVRIGVLGASGYTGSEIVRLLANHPSFGITVMTADRKAGQSIGSVFPHLVTQDLPEMVAVKDADFDDVDAVFCCLPHGTTQEIIKALPKRLKIVDLSADFRLKDINQYEKWYGQPHKASELQEEAVYGLTEINRNEIVNARLVANPGCYPTSIQLPLIPLIKAKLIGFKNLIIDAKSGVSGAGRGAKEANLYTEIAEGIHSYGITSHRHVPEIEQGLSEAAISDVTVSFTPHLMPMSRGMQSTIYVEMAQGVSVDDLYKQLKITYEKEEFVVVCEEKVVPHTRHVRGSNHCLINVFPDRIPGRAIIISVIDNLVKGASGQALQNLNLMMGIPENTGLTYLPLFP; from the exons ATGAGCTCAGCAAACGCTTTCAGCTCCATTTGTTTCGGCGGACGATGTTTGCGGAAG GACGAAGTTAGAAACTTGAAGACTGGGAACCTCTGCGTTAGAAATGCAGCCACTTCAATTCAGCAAAACTTGCAATTTGATCAGGCCCCAGGACAAGTTTCTGGAAAGCCTGTTCGAATTGGTGTTCTTGGGGCCAGTGGCTATACTGGTTCAGAG ATTGTTCGGCTTCTTGCAAATCATCCATCCTTTGGCATTACTGTTATGACTGCTGACAGGAAAGCTGGACAGTCAATTGGCTCAGTTTTTCCTCACCTAGTAACACAA GATTTACCAGAAATGGTTGCTGTCAAGGATGcagattttgatgatgttgaCGCTGTGTTTTGTTGTTTGCCACATGGAACGACACAG GAAATAATAAAAGCACTTCCTAAAAGGCTAAAGATTGTCGATCTTTCTGCT GACTTCCGCTTGAAAGACATTAACCAATATGAGAAATGGTATGGTCAACCTCACAAAGCATCTGAATTGCAG GAAGAAGCAGTATATGGGTTGACAGAGATCAATAGGAATGAAATTGTAAATGCGCGTCTTGTTGCTAATCCGGGTTGTTATCCCACATCAATTCAGCTTCCTCTGATTCCTTTGATTAAG GCTAAGCTCATAGGGTTTAAGAATCTCATTATTGATGCCAAATCTGGAGTGAGTGGTGCAG GACGTGGAGCCAAGGAGGCAAATTTATACACTGAAATTGCTGAAGGAATCCATTCTTATGGTATCACTTCGCATCGTCATG TTCCAGAAATAGAACAGGGTTTATCAGAGGCTGCAATTTCGGATGTTACAGTCAGTTTTACTCCTCATTTGATGCCAATG agcCGCGGTATGCAATCAACTATTTATGTGGAAATGGCTCAAGGAGTATCTGTGGATGACTTGTACAAACAACTGAAAATCACTTATGAG AAAGAAGAATTTGTGGTTGTGTGTGAGGAAAAAGTAGTCCCCCATACTCGACATGTTCGAGGTTCAAACCACTGTCTTATTAATGTCTTCCCTGACCGCATTCCTGGACGAGCAATTATAATATCTGTG ATTGATAATCTTGTCAAAGGTGCTTCTGGTCAAGCTTTGCAGAATCTAAACCTCATGATGGGAATTCCTGAAAACACTGGGCTTACTTACTTGCCCTTGTTTCCATAA
- the LOC124932795 gene encoding cyclin-dependent kinase inhibitor 7 produces the protein MEFIAVEPTICLRSSSKRRKTVVDGGDDRHSVVNSCPQDHSLLTAPDDASSCSSEIQLLREFRSTELKDVSKQSDHNSVADSLSIGSFSTGESSPSIENKISRKRQMESAPPLKKSKPKSSTEIRRNFPSAKMPPMEEIESFFSASELFEKKRFSEKYNFDVAKDVPLEGRYQWVQIKP, from the exons ATGGAGTTCATAGCTGTTGAACCTACAATATGTTTGAGATCATCTTCCAAACGAAGGAAGACGGTCGTCGACGGTGGTGACGATCGTCATTCCGTCGTCAATTCATGTCCTCAGGATCACTCGCTTCTAACAGCTCCCGATGATGCATCAAGTTGCTCGAGCGAGATCCAGCTTCTTCGAGAATTCAGATCCACAGAATTGAAAGAC GTTTCAAAACAATCTGATCATAATTCGGTAGCTGATAGTCTCTCGATCGGCAGTTTCAG TACTGGAGAATCGAGTCCTTCTATCGAGAACAAGATCAGTAGGAAGCGGCAAATGGAGTCGGCACCTCCATTAAAGAAATCTAAACCGAAGTCGTCTACAGAGATCCGAAGAAATTTTCCTTCTGCAAAGATGCCTCCAATGGAGGAGATCGAAAGTTTCTTCTCCGCAAGTGAGTTGTTCGAGAAAAAGAGATTCTCAGAAAA GTACAATTTCGATGTGGCAAAAGACGTTCCTCTTGAAGGCCGTTACCAGTGGGTTCAAATAAAACCGTAA